Proteins encoded together in one uncultured Sphaerochaeta sp. window:
- a CDS encoding glycoside hydrolase family 88 protein, with amino-acid sequence MQEITQDTVQRALGEAVSQVRRNLPMFTYRCQNHSSVKNFYPPCDNTQWTCGFWPGEVCLAWQHTKDPVFLHAASILAESFLFRIENKVEVDHHDMGFLYTPSCVSLYKLDGNERAKRAALLAADQLLTRFQEKGSFLQAWGAMDEEENYRFIIDCLMNLPLLYWASEVTGDDRYRTIALRHTDTCLKHSFRDDGSTFHTFFMDPERGGPLRGETCQGFRYDSFWARGQAWALYGLALSYRYTRDERCLSQFSKSAAFFLSCLPHDLIPYWDLIFSEGDEPRDSSSASIAACGLLEMADLLNDTQADLYRSWAKKLMQSLYESYRVTDPSYSNGLVLHGTYSKKSLYNTCTPEGVDECVSWGDYFYMEALMRLSGSWATYW; translated from the coding sequence AAATAACACAGGACACTGTTCAGCGTGCTTTGGGGGAGGCAGTCTCGCAGGTAAGACGGAATCTTCCTATGTTCACCTATCGCTGCCAGAACCACTCATCAGTGAAAAACTTCTATCCTCCTTGTGATAATACCCAGTGGACCTGTGGGTTTTGGCCTGGAGAGGTATGCCTAGCTTGGCAGCATACCAAGGACCCGGTATTCCTCCATGCAGCGAGTATTCTGGCCGAGAGTTTTCTCTTCCGTATAGAGAACAAGGTTGAGGTAGACCACCATGACATGGGGTTCCTCTATACTCCCAGTTGTGTCTCCTTGTACAAATTGGATGGCAATGAGCGTGCAAAGCGAGCTGCACTGTTAGCTGCAGACCAGTTGCTGACCCGGTTCCAGGAGAAAGGGTCCTTCCTGCAAGCATGGGGAGCCATGGATGAGGAGGAAAACTACCGCTTCATCATTGATTGTTTGATGAATCTTCCCTTGCTCTATTGGGCAAGCGAGGTAACAGGGGATGATAGATATCGTACGATTGCCCTTCGCCACACAGATACCTGCCTCAAACACTCATTCCGCGATGATGGCTCCACCTTCCATACCTTCTTCATGGACCCTGAAAGGGGAGGTCCTCTTAGGGGAGAGACCTGTCAGGGATTCCGCTATGATTCCTTCTGGGCACGTGGGCAGGCTTGGGCTCTCTATGGCCTTGCGCTCAGCTATCGGTACACGAGGGATGAGCGCTGTCTCTCCCAGTTTTCCAAGAGCGCTGCATTCTTCCTCTCCTGTCTCCCCCATGATTTGATCCCCTACTGGGATCTGATCTTCAGTGAAGGTGATGAGCCGAGAGACTCTTCAAGTGCTTCCATTGCTGCCTGCGGTCTTTTGGAAATGGCTGATCTTCTCAATGATACGCAAGCTGATCTGTATCGCTCCTGGGCGAAGAAGCTTATGCAAAGCCTGTATGAATCCTATAGGGTAACAGACCCATCCTATTCCAACGGACTGGTCCTTCACGGAACCTACTCCAAGAAGAGTCTCTATAATACATGCACCCCTGAAGGGGTTGATGAATGCGTCTCATGGGGTGATTATTTCTATATGGAAGCTCTGATGCGACTCAGTGGTAGTTGGGCTACTTACTGGTAA
- a CDS encoding alginate lyase family protein: MKRETYFSDWRICFLDDPKQVSAYLWQYEKEEAETIIATADEIVQQSFLFNQRWDMERTTEPVVFPHDIDWLHQPSDDSEWVFAFNRMRFWITLGQAYALTGNEQYAEAFASQLCHWVKNVRRSDPKSQKAWRSIEAGLRMEYWIKAMQYFKESPSITESVLETFLSSIADHAEFLYSVWDSYHLMSNWGVLENHGLFLASLALQKSEISETYCKEAIRRLAREIEIQVYDDGMQWEQSPMYHNEVLHCYLDVVLLARRLHIPLSEVIKEKTFKMCMASLAWQKPDGTEPCMGDSDAIDQRDLITKAAYFYQDGELKKGGYSHLDFDTIWDVGFEAVKVYDQLPSSFTPHRLFVLHESGNAFYKEEGTYLRFHCGTLGAGHGHSDKLHFDLYANGEDLLVDAGRYTYVPKSERYEFKDSTAHNTTTVDNKNFTVCKDSWECSKLSAPIGFRTAQKNGYIAFQGSHQGYLDVGVLPRRTIVVLEKTLILICDEFLSQEHHSYQSYLHFNDKGKVQLQESGAVYQSTQNEMYIHTISSQGVTQYLKSTRLSRHYNELIDNKTLVSEVEGDGFVSLFTLISLNDDVVFKKERVLSNFKKIRFPDSLIEAVTIKRGDTAYTVVVSHQEWASPTDTFNADGCTGFGSLVVFDRGNGETEIGERLFT, encoded by the coding sequence ATGAAGAGAGAAACGTATTTCTCCGATTGGAGAATCTGCTTCTTGGATGATCCAAAGCAGGTTTCAGCCTATCTTTGGCAGTATGAGAAAGAAGAAGCGGAGACGATCATTGCTACAGCCGACGAGATTGTGCAGCAATCATTTCTGTTCAATCAACGGTGGGATATGGAACGTACCACTGAGCCGGTTGTATTCCCCCACGATATAGACTGGTTGCATCAACCATCCGATGATAGTGAGTGGGTCTTCGCATTCAATCGTATGCGGTTCTGGATTACGCTGGGACAAGCCTATGCACTTACCGGTAATGAGCAGTATGCAGAGGCCTTTGCTTCCCAGCTCTGCCACTGGGTGAAGAACGTCAGGCGTTCTGACCCAAAGAGCCAGAAGGCGTGGCGATCCATCGAGGCTGGGCTTCGCATGGAGTACTGGATTAAAGCGATGCAGTACTTCAAGGAAAGCCCATCAATAACAGAATCGGTACTTGAAACATTCCTCTCCTCGATAGCTGACCATGCGGAATTTCTCTATTCCGTATGGGACAGCTATCATCTTATGAGCAATTGGGGTGTTCTGGAGAACCATGGGTTGTTTCTTGCTTCCCTCGCTCTCCAGAAGAGTGAGATCAGCGAAACCTATTGCAAAGAAGCAATCAGGAGGCTGGCTCGGGAGATAGAGATACAGGTATATGATGATGGGATGCAGTGGGAACAGTCCCCCATGTACCACAATGAGGTTCTGCACTGCTATCTGGATGTGGTTCTCCTCGCCAGGAGGTTACACATCCCCCTTTCTGAGGTGATCAAAGAGAAAACCTTCAAGATGTGCATGGCCTCCCTCGCATGGCAGAAACCCGATGGAACGGAGCCCTGCATGGGGGACAGTGATGCGATCGACCAAAGGGACCTCATCACCAAGGCAGCCTATTTCTATCAGGATGGAGAGCTGAAAAAGGGTGGGTACTCCCATCTCGATTTTGATACCATCTGGGATGTTGGGTTTGAGGCGGTGAAGGTGTATGACCAACTTCCCAGTTCCTTCACACCTCATCGACTCTTCGTATTGCATGAAAGTGGAAATGCTTTTTATAAGGAAGAAGGTACGTACCTTCGCTTTCACTGTGGTACCCTGGGAGCTGGTCATGGGCATAGTGACAAGTTGCATTTCGACCTCTATGCAAACGGGGAGGATCTTCTGGTGGATGCCGGCCGGTACACCTATGTCCCGAAGTCTGAGAGGTATGAGTTCAAGGACAGCACTGCCCATAACACCACAACAGTGGATAACAAGAACTTCACCGTATGCAAGGACAGTTGGGAGTGCTCCAAGCTAAGCGCACCCATCGGATTCCGCACGGCTCAGAAGAATGGGTATATTGCTTTCCAAGGTTCGCACCAAGGGTATCTGGATGTCGGGGTGCTTCCACGTAGGACGATCGTGGTATTGGAGAAAACCCTTATACTGATCTGTGATGAGTTTTTATCCCAGGAACATCATAGCTATCAAAGCTATCTGCACTTCAATGACAAGGGAAAGGTACAGTTGCAAGAGTCTGGAGCAGTATACCAGAGTACTCAGAATGAAATGTACATCCATACCATTTCAAGCCAGGGAGTTACCCAGTATCTTAAAAGTACCAGGCTCTCACGTCACTACAATGAGCTGATCGACAACAAGACCTTGGTCAGCGAGGTGGAAGGGGATGGATTTGTATCATTGTTTACTTTGATCTCTCTCAACGATGATGTTGTGTTCAAGAAGGAGCGGGTACTCTCCAATTTCAAGAAGATCCGATTTCCTGATTCCCTGATCGAGGCTGTCACCATCAAGAGAGGAGATACAGCCTATACCGTGGTAGTCAGTCACCAGGAGTGGGCAAGCCCTACCGATACCTTCAACGCAGATGGTTGTACAGGCTTTGGCTCCTTGGTGGTGTTTGACCGTGGGAATGGGGAGACAGAGATTGGAGAGCGACTATTCACCTAG
- a CDS encoding family 1 encapsulin nanocompartment shell protein, whose product MDMFKRELAPLSSEAWAEIENRAKEVLLSRLTARKVVNVNGPKGIDFTAISEGRLTLVDDGDVKAGVYTAKPLTEARIRFSLNKWELDNLARGAKDIDFDTLDAAIEKLALFEERAIYDGYEKGGIKGLKESSEHKALTFGKESSDILASVTEGLILLKKSYVHGPYSLIVGKDGWIALNKEAHGQNLLERVERMLGSKVVYSPNIEGALLLPYNSEDLELTIGQDFALGYETHDTKEVTLFATESFTFRVLEPKAIVVYK is encoded by the coding sequence ATGGATATGTTCAAACGTGAATTAGCCCCTCTCTCATCTGAGGCTTGGGCAGAAATAGAAAATAGGGCAAAGGAAGTATTACTTTCCCGTCTTACCGCTCGCAAAGTAGTCAACGTCAACGGACCGAAGGGAATTGACTTCACTGCCATTAGTGAAGGCCGCCTAACCTTGGTTGATGACGGAGACGTGAAGGCTGGGGTCTACACAGCAAAACCCTTGACCGAAGCCAGAATTCGGTTTTCTCTCAATAAGTGGGAACTGGACAATCTAGCCCGCGGTGCAAAGGATATTGATTTTGATACGCTAGACGCTGCCATTGAAAAACTGGCTCTGTTTGAAGAGCGCGCCATCTACGATGGGTATGAGAAAGGTGGTATCAAGGGACTGAAGGAATCGAGTGAACATAAGGCTCTGACCTTTGGCAAGGAATCAAGTGATATTCTTGCCTCAGTCACCGAAGGTCTTATCCTGCTCAAGAAAAGTTATGTTCATGGCCCCTACTCCCTTATCGTAGGGAAGGATGGTTGGATTGCACTGAACAAGGAAGCCCATGGGCAGAATCTGCTCGAAAGAGTAGAGAGAATGCTTGGAAGTAAAGTAGTCTACTCCCCGAATATCGAGGGAGCACTCCTGCTTCCTTATAATAGCGAAGACCTTGAGCTGACTATCGGACAGGACTTTGCCCTGGGCTATGAGACCCATGACACCAAGGAGGTAACCCTCTTTGCAACTGAGTCTTTCACCTTCAGGGTACTGGAACCCAAGGCTATCGTAGTCTACAAGTAA